In Nostoc sp. UHCC 0926, a single genomic region encodes these proteins:
- a CDS encoding glycosyltransferase family 4 protein, which produces MRILFLDQSGKPGGAELCLIDIAKPYGDRALVGLFADGPFKHLLQQNHIPVEVLATQAIEVHKESSLVQGLKSLGQLAPLITKVVKKAREYDLIYANTQKALVVGALASFFSHRPLVYHLHDILSTEHFSQTNLRIAVNLANRFASLIIANSQASKTAFLQAGGRSDIIEVVYNGFEPKIYQTDESDINKLQQQLGLSGKFVVGHFSRLAPWKGQHILIDALAKCPPEVTAILVGDALFGEQDYVQQLHQQVSQLGLENRVKFLGFRSDIPQLMAACDLVAHTSTSPEPFGRVIVEAMLCGKPVVAAKAGGAMELVEHGLNGFLVTPGEPQELAQVIITCLQETEITATIAKNARNIASERFDIAIINQQIAQLLSHITSA; this is translated from the coding sequence ATGAGAATTCTTTTCTTAGACCAAAGTGGTAAACCAGGCGGTGCCGAATTATGTTTAATAGATATTGCTAAACCATATGGCGATCGCGCTTTGGTAGGTTTATTTGCAGATGGCCCATTTAAACATCTACTACAGCAAAATCATATCCCAGTAGAAGTTCTCGCAACGCAAGCAATCGAAGTTCACAAAGAAAGCAGTTTGGTACAAGGATTAAAGAGTCTGGGACAACTTGCACCTTTGATTACTAAAGTAGTTAAAAAAGCGCGTGAATACGATTTAATCTATGCTAATACCCAAAAAGCGTTAGTTGTAGGGGCATTAGCAAGTTTTTTCAGTCATCGCCCTCTAGTTTATCATTTGCATGATATTCTTTCTACAGAACATTTTAGTCAAACTAATCTTCGCATTGCTGTTAACTTAGCTAATCGTTTTGCATCATTAATAATTGCTAATTCCCAAGCTAGTAAAACAGCCTTTTTGCAAGCAGGAGGACGCTCAGACATTATCGAAGTTGTCTATAACGGCTTTGAGCCAAAAATTTATCAAACTGATGAGTCTGACATTAATAAATTACAGCAACAGTTAGGATTGTCAGGAAAATTTGTAGTCGGACATTTTAGCCGTCTTGCACCTTGGAAAGGGCAGCATATTTTAATTGATGCCCTTGCCAAATGTCCGCCAGAGGTGACAGCAATTTTAGTGGGTGATGCATTGTTTGGCGAACAAGATTACGTCCAACAGTTACACCAACAAGTTAGCCAACTGGGACTAGAAAACCGCGTCAAATTTTTAGGATTTCGTTCAGATATTCCCCAGTTAATGGCAGCTTGTGACTTGGTGGCACATACCTCTACTTCCCCAGAACCCTTTGGTAGAGTGATTGTAGAGGCGATGCTATGTGGAAAACCTGTGGTTGCAGCAAAAGCTGGAGGTGCAATGGAATTAGTAGAACATGGACTTAATGGTTTTCTAGTGACACCAGGAGAACCCCAGGAACTTGCACAAGTAATTATCACCTGTCTTCAAGAGACGGAAATAACTGCAACTATAGCCAAGAATGCCAGGAATATTGCTAGTGAGCGTTTTGATATCGCAATTATTAATCAGCAAATTGCTCAACTGCTATCTCATATCACGTCCGCTTAA
- a CDS encoding glycosyltransferase family 4 protein: protein MEDNKERNFASSSASILTLGLGWFPKSPGGLERYIYELTHKLAANKDQVELCGVGLPEAEMNSPIKLTNLASVDSAIWQRLWSIRTNFQKTRTSKPDAINLHFALYSFPILDILPKGVPVTFNFHGPWASESQQEVVNKNLSLLIKHWLIEQNTYNRCDRFIVLSKAFGKILHDKYQVPWSKINIIPGGVDINWFQPNLSPQEACTKLGWPSNRRIIFTSRRLVHRTGIDKLLQALAIIKPRIPDVWLAIAGRGHIQAALQQQATELGLDDNVKFLGFLPDEQLPIAYQAAELTIMPSQSFEGFGLVIVESLACGTPVLCTPIGGMPEILSEFSPDLITTSTEASAIAEKLEQVLLGNIPIPSRSACRQYATTHYDWNQIAQQVRNILLA from the coding sequence ATGGAAGATAATAAAGAAAGAAATTTTGCTTCATCATCTGCATCTATTCTCACCCTTGGATTAGGCTGGTTTCCCAAAAGTCCTGGAGGATTAGAAAGGTATATTTATGAATTAACTCATAAATTGGCAGCAAATAAAGACCAGGTTGAATTATGTGGAGTCGGTCTACCAGAGGCTGAGATGAATTCGCCGATTAAGCTGACTAACTTGGCTTCTGTTGATAGTGCTATTTGGCAAAGATTATGGTCGATTCGCACTAACTTTCAAAAAACCAGAACAAGTAAACCAGATGCTATTAATTTGCACTTTGCATTATATAGTTTTCCTATTTTAGATATTTTACCAAAGGGAGTTCCAGTTACTTTTAACTTTCATGGCCCTTGGGCTTCTGAAAGTCAGCAAGAGGTAGTTAATAAAAATCTCAGTCTTTTGATCAAACACTGGCTAATAGAACAAAACACTTATAATCGCTGCGATCGCTTCATTGTTTTGAGCAAAGCATTTGGTAAAATTTTACATGATAAATATCAAGTACCGTGGAGCAAAATTAATATTATTCCTGGTGGAGTTGATATTAACTGGTTTCAACCAAACTTATCACCCCAGGAAGCTTGTACAAAGCTAGGCTGGCCTAGTAATCGCCGGATCATATTTACATCCCGCCGCTTAGTACATCGAACGGGAATTGACAAATTATTGCAGGCACTGGCTATAATTAAGCCCAGAATACCAGATGTTTGGCTAGCGATCGCAGGTCGTGGTCACATCCAAGCTGCACTACAACAACAGGCTACAGAATTAGGACTAGACGACAACGTTAAATTTTTAGGTTTTCTCCCTGATGAGCAATTACCTATAGCTTACCAAGCTGCTGAATTGACTATTATGCCTAGTCAATCTTTTGAAGGATTTGGATTAGTAATAGTCGAGTCTCTAGCCTGTGGTACTCCTGTTTTATGTACCCCAATTGGGGGAATGCCAGAAATTTTATCAGAATTTTCACCCGATTTAATTACTACTTCAACAGAAGCCTCAGCTATTGCTGAAAAATTAGAACAAGTGCTTTTGGGAAATATCCCCATACCTTCACGATCAGCCTGTCGCCAGTATGCCACTACACACTACGACTGGAATCAAATCGCCCAACAAGTACGGAATATTTTATTAGCTTAA